The following are encoded in a window of Mycobacterium vicinigordonae genomic DNA:
- a CDS encoding acyl-CoA dehydrogenase family protein has protein sequence MSIWTTPERQQLRKTVHSFVEREILPNVDEWERTGDLPRELHRRAGQAGLLGANFPSAVGGGDGDGADAVVICEEFHESGGPGGVFASLFTCGIAVPHMIASGNERLIETYVRPTLAGEKIGSLAITEPGGGSDVGHLRTSAVRCSGPEGDHYIVNGAKTYITSAVRADYVVTAVRTGGPGASGVSLLVVDKGTPGFEVTRKLDKMGWRSSDTAELSYTDVRVPVANLVGAENSGFGQIAQAFVSERIGLAAQAYSSAQRCLDITAQWCRDRETFGRPLISRQAVQNTLAEMARRVDVARVYSRNVVERQLAGETNLIPQVCFAKNTAVEAGEWVANQGVQLFGGMGYMAESEIERQYRDMRILGIGGGTTEIMTALAAKLLGYQQ, from the coding sequence ATGAGTATCTGGACCACGCCCGAGCGCCAGCAGCTGCGAAAGACGGTGCACTCCTTCGTCGAACGGGAGATCCTGCCCAACGTCGACGAGTGGGAGCGCACCGGGGACTTGCCGCGCGAGCTGCACCGCCGCGCCGGGCAAGCGGGCCTGCTGGGCGCCAACTTCCCGTCCGCTGTCGGGGGTGGTGACGGGGACGGGGCCGACGCCGTGGTGATCTGCGAAGAGTTTCACGAGTCCGGCGGCCCCGGCGGGGTGTTCGCCTCGCTGTTCACCTGCGGCATCGCGGTGCCGCACATGATCGCCTCGGGCAACGAGCGGCTGATCGAAACCTACGTGCGCCCAACGCTGGCCGGCGAGAAGATCGGCTCGCTGGCCATCACCGAACCGGGCGGCGGCTCGGACGTCGGACATCTGCGAACCTCGGCGGTCCGCTGTTCTGGCCCGGAAGGCGACCACTACATCGTCAACGGCGCCAAGACCTACATCACTTCTGCGGTGCGCGCCGACTACGTGGTGACCGCGGTCCGCACCGGCGGGCCCGGGGCGTCTGGGGTTTCGCTATTGGTAGTGGACAAGGGCACGCCCGGGTTCGAGGTGACCCGCAAGCTGGACAAGATGGGCTGGCGGTCGTCGGACACCGCGGAACTGTCCTACACCGACGTTCGGGTGCCGGTGGCTAACTTGGTGGGCGCCGAGAACAGCGGATTCGGCCAGATCGCGCAGGCATTCGTCTCCGAACGGATCGGCCTTGCCGCACAAGCCTATTCCAGCGCACAGCGTTGTCTGGACATCACCGCTCAGTGGTGCCGCGATCGGGAAACCTTTGGTCGGCCGTTGATCTCGCGGCAAGCAGTGCAGAACACGCTGGCTGAGATGGCTCGCCGCGTCGATGTCGCCCGCGTCTACTCGCGCAACGTGGTGGAGCGGCAGCTGGCCGGCGAGACGAACCTGATACCGCAGGTGTGCTTCGCCAAGAACACCGCCGTCGAAGCCGGCGAGTGGGTCGCCAACCAGGGCGTCCAATTGTTCGGTGGCATGGGCTACATGGCCGAATCCGAGATCGAACGCCAGTACCGGGACATGCGGATATTGGGCATCGGCGGGGGGACCACCGAGATCATGACCGCATTGGCCGCCAAACTCCTGGGATACCAACAATGA
- a CDS encoding acyl-CoA carboxylase subunit beta — MLATTLDPNGDTFAEAAAAATAKLDEIAAELANAVEGGGPKYVERHHARGKLTARERIELLVDADSPFLELSPLAAWGSAFKVGASTVTGIGVVEGVECMIVANDPTVKGGTSNPWTLKKILRANQIAFENRLPVISLVESGGADLPTQKEIFIPGGRMFRDLTRLSAAGIPTIALVFGNSTAGGAYVPGMSDHVVMIKERSKVFLAGPPLVKMATGEESDDESLGGAEMHARISGLADYFAQDELDAIRIGRRVVARLNWRKQGPVPKPVTEPLFDTEELIGIVPSDLRIPFDPREVIARIVDGSEFDEFKPLYGSSLVTGWAQLHGYPIGILANARGVLFSEESQKATQFIQLANRYDTPLLFLHNTTGYMVGKDYEEGGMIKHGSMMINAVSNSKVPHISLLLGASYGAGHYGMCGRAYDPRFLFAWPSAKSAVMGGAQLAGVLSIVARAAAEARGQQVDEDADAAMRAAVEGQIEAESLPMVLSGMLYDDGVIDPRDTRTVLGICLSAIANGPIKGTPNFGVFRM; from the coding sequence GTGCTTGCGACCACGCTCGACCCGAACGGCGACACTTTCGCCGAAGCGGCCGCGGCGGCAACAGCCAAACTCGACGAGATCGCCGCCGAACTGGCCAACGCGGTCGAGGGCGGCGGACCAAAATACGTCGAACGTCACCACGCCCGCGGCAAGCTGACCGCGCGCGAACGCATCGAGTTGTTGGTCGACGCCGACTCCCCGTTCCTGGAACTCAGCCCACTCGCCGCCTGGGGCAGCGCATTCAAGGTAGGGGCGAGTACGGTCACCGGCATCGGTGTCGTCGAAGGCGTCGAGTGCATGATCGTCGCCAACGACCCCACCGTCAAAGGCGGCACCAGCAACCCGTGGACCCTGAAGAAGATCCTGCGGGCCAACCAGATCGCGTTCGAGAACCGGCTTCCGGTGATCTCGCTGGTGGAATCGGGCGGAGCCGACCTGCCCACCCAGAAAGAGATCTTCATCCCCGGCGGACGGATGTTCCGCGACCTGACCCGCCTCTCGGCTGCCGGAATCCCCACTATCGCACTGGTTTTCGGCAACTCCACCGCGGGCGGAGCCTACGTACCCGGGATGTCGGATCACGTGGTGATGATCAAGGAACGCTCCAAGGTCTTCTTGGCCGGCCCTCCACTGGTGAAGATGGCCACCGGTGAGGAGTCCGACGACGAGTCACTCGGCGGCGCCGAGATGCACGCTCGTATCTCGGGTTTGGCCGATTACTTCGCTCAGGACGAGCTCGACGCGATCCGCATCGGTCGCCGCGTGGTGGCCCGACTGAACTGGCGAAAACAAGGCCCTGTCCCGAAACCCGTCACCGAGCCGCTGTTCGACACCGAGGAACTGATCGGCATCGTCCCGTCGGACCTGCGCATCCCGTTCGACCCGCGCGAGGTGATCGCGCGCATCGTCGACGGCTCGGAATTCGACGAGTTCAAACCACTCTACGGATCGTCGCTGGTGACCGGCTGGGCTCAATTGCACGGCTACCCGATCGGGATCCTGGCCAACGCCCGCGGTGTGCTGTTCAGCGAGGAATCGCAGAAAGCCACCCAGTTCATCCAACTGGCTAACCGCTACGACACTCCACTGTTGTTCTTGCACAACACCACCGGCTACATGGTGGGAAAGGACTACGAGGAAGGCGGGATGATCAAGCACGGCTCGATGATGATCAACGCCGTGTCCAACTCGAAAGTCCCGCATATCTCGCTGCTGCTCGGCGCCTCCTACGGCGCGGGCCACTACGGCATGTGCGGTCGCGCCTACGATCCGCGGTTCCTGTTCGCCTGGCCCAGCGCCAAATCCGCGGTGATGGGTGGCGCGCAGCTGGCGGGTGTCCTGTCGATCGTGGCCCGGGCCGCTGCCGAAGCCCGCGGCCAACAGGTTGACGAAGACGCCGACGCCGCCATGCGGGCCGCCGTCGAAGGCCAGATCGAAGCCGAGTCGCTGCCCATGGTGCTCTCCGGGATGCTCTACGACGACGGGGTGATCGACCCGCGCGATACCCGCACCGTGTTGGGAATCTGTCTGTCCGCCATAGCAAATGGCCCGATCAAGGGGACGCCGAACTTCGGCGTCTTCCGGATGTGA
- a CDS encoding acetyl/propionyl/methylcrotonyl-CoA carboxylase subunit alpha, translating to MGITRVLVANRGEIARRVFATCRRLGLGTVAVYTDPDAEAPHVVEADARVRLLKTNDYLNAEAIIAAATAAGADAIHPGYGFLSENAEFAAAVQDAGLRWIGPPVDAVRAMGSKIESKKLMSGAGVPVLEELDPATVTAQQLPVLVKASAGGGGRGMRVVRELSALPSEVEAAQREAQSAFGDPTVFCERYLPTGHHIEVQVMADNHGTVWAVGERECSIQRRHQKVIEEAPSPLVERIPGMRAKLFEAARLAAAAIGYSGAGTVEFLADDDGEFFFLEMNTRLQVEHPVTEETTGLDLVELQLDVADGGRLGTEPSLTQGHSIEARLYAEDPAHGWQPQAGRMHAIHVPSVQAEFETLRRRTGIRLDSGIVDGSVVSIHYDPMLAKVISYAPTRRQAALVLADALARAHVHGLRTNRELLVNVLRHPAFLEGATDTAFFDTHGLADLAAPLADSEAVRLSAIAAALADAAHNRAGATVLAAVPSGWRNLASGFQTKAYRDSADNEIRVQYRYTRTGLALPEDPSVQLVSATQDQVVLAEHGVAASFTVSRYGHDIYIDSARGPVHLIALPRYPEPGSAVEKGSLVAPMPGNVIRVGADVGDPVTTGQPLIWLEAMKMEHTITAPNDGVLAELNVQPGQQVEVGAVLARVEEPEAEGDSQ from the coding sequence ATGGGAATCACCAGAGTGCTGGTTGCCAACCGCGGTGAGATCGCGCGACGGGTCTTCGCCACCTGCCGTCGCCTCGGCCTGGGTACCGTCGCCGTCTACACCGACCCGGATGCCGAGGCACCGCACGTCGTTGAGGCCGATGCCCGGGTCCGGCTGCTCAAGACGAACGACTACCTCAATGCCGAGGCCATCATCGCGGCGGCGACGGCTGCCGGCGCTGACGCGATTCATCCCGGCTACGGATTCCTGTCGGAGAACGCCGAATTCGCCGCAGCGGTCCAGGACGCGGGCCTGAGGTGGATCGGCCCACCGGTGGACGCGGTGCGCGCCATGGGCTCCAAAATCGAGTCCAAGAAGCTGATGTCGGGCGCCGGAGTGCCAGTGCTCGAGGAGCTCGATCCGGCTACCGTCACTGCGCAGCAGCTGCCGGTGCTGGTCAAAGCTTCCGCCGGCGGTGGCGGCCGCGGTATGCGTGTGGTGCGCGAATTGTCCGCGTTGCCAAGTGAAGTCGAGGCCGCACAGCGTGAAGCGCAGTCCGCGTTCGGTGACCCGACGGTGTTCTGCGAACGCTATCTGCCGACCGGTCACCACATCGAGGTCCAGGTGATGGCCGATAACCACGGCACCGTCTGGGCAGTCGGCGAGCGTGAGTGCTCCATCCAGCGGCGCCATCAGAAGGTAATCGAAGAGGCACCCTCACCGCTGGTGGAACGCATTCCCGGGATGCGCGCCAAGCTGTTCGAGGCCGCGCGGCTGGCGGCTGCCGCCATTGGCTATAGCGGCGCGGGCACCGTGGAGTTCCTCGCCGACGATGACGGCGAGTTCTTCTTCCTGGAGATGAATACCCGGCTGCAGGTGGAGCACCCGGTCACCGAGGAAACCACCGGGCTGGACCTGGTCGAGCTGCAACTCGATGTCGCCGACGGCGGCAGGCTGGGCACTGAACCGTCGCTGACGCAGGGACATTCGATCGAGGCGCGGCTCTACGCCGAAGATCCCGCACACGGCTGGCAGCCGCAGGCCGGTCGGATGCACGCGATTCACGTGCCGTCGGTGCAAGCGGAATTCGAGACCCTGAGGCGCCGGACGGGAATCCGGCTGGACTCGGGCATCGTCGACGGCTCGGTTGTATCGATCCACTACGACCCCATGCTCGCCAAGGTGATCTCCTACGCCCCGACTCGCCGCCAAGCGGCGCTGGTACTCGCCGACGCACTGGCCCGCGCCCACGTACATGGCCTGCGCACCAATCGCGAACTGCTGGTCAACGTGCTGCGTCATCCCGCGTTCCTCGAAGGTGCCACCGACACGGCGTTTTTCGACACGCACGGCCTGGCGGATTTGGCGGCGCCGCTGGCCGATTCCGAGGCAGTCCGGCTGTCGGCGATCGCGGCAGCCCTGGCCGACGCCGCGCACAACCGCGCGGGTGCCACGGTGTTGGCAGCCGTTCCGAGCGGCTGGCGCAATCTGGCTTCTGGGTTTCAGACCAAGGCCTACCGTGACAGCGCGGACAACGAAATTCGGGTCCAATACCGCTACACCAGGACCGGATTGGCACTTCCCGAAGATCCAAGCGTGCAGCTGGTGTCGGCGACACAGGATCAGGTGGTGCTGGCCGAACACGGGGTCGCCGCCAGCTTCACCGTGTCGCGCTACGGCCACGACATCTATATCGACTCTGCCCGCGGGCCCGTGCACCTGATTGCACTTCCCCGCTATCCCGAGCCGGGCTCGGCCGTCGAGAAGGGATCCCTGGTTGCGCCCATGCCTGGCAACGTGATCCGGGTCGGCGCCGACGTCGGCGACCCCGTGACCACCGGCCAGCCGCTGATCTGGCTAGAGGCGATGAAGATGGAACACACCATTACCGCACCCAACGACGGGGTACTCGCCGAACTCAATGTTCAGCCAGGCCAACAAGTCGAAGTCGGCGCCGTATTGGCACGCGTCGAAGAGCCCGAAGCAGAAGGGGATTCCCAGTGA
- a CDS encoding acyl-CoA dehydrogenase family protein codes for MSDTSFIESEDRQALRKAVREWASGYGAEYYLKKARAQEHTDELWSEAGKLGFLGVNLPEEYGGGGAGMYELSLVMEEMAAAGSALLLMVVSPAINGTIISKFGTEEQKKRWIPSIADGTLTMAFAITEPDAGSNSHNITTTARRDGSDWILKGQKVYISGIDQAQAVLVVGRTEEAKTGKLRPALFVVPTDAPGFTYTPIDMEIISPERQFQVFLDDVRLPSDALVGAQDAAIAQLFAGLNPERIMGAASAVGMGRFALDKAVEYVKTRKVWSTPIGAHQGLAHPLAQCHIEIELAKLMMQKAATLYDSGDDGGAAQAANMAKYAAGEASTRSVDQAVQSMGGNGLTKEYGVAAMLAASRLARIAPISREMVLNFVAQTSLGLPRSY; via the coding sequence GTGAGCGACACCAGCTTTATCGAGAGCGAAGACCGCCAAGCGCTGCGCAAGGCAGTGCGCGAGTGGGCGTCCGGTTACGGTGCCGAGTACTACCTGAAGAAGGCACGCGCCCAGGAGCACACTGACGAATTGTGGTCCGAGGCAGGCAAACTCGGCTTCCTCGGGGTGAACCTGCCCGAGGAGTACGGCGGCGGCGGCGCAGGCATGTACGAGCTGTCCTTGGTGATGGAGGAGATGGCCGCCGCTGGCAGCGCACTGCTGCTGATGGTCGTCTCACCGGCCATCAACGGCACCATCATCAGCAAGTTCGGCACCGAGGAACAGAAGAAGCGCTGGATCCCATCCATCGCCGACGGCACGTTGACCATGGCGTTCGCCATCACCGAACCTGATGCCGGATCCAACTCGCACAACATCACCACCACCGCCCGCCGCGACGGCAGCGACTGGATCCTCAAGGGCCAGAAGGTCTACATCTCCGGCATAGACCAGGCCCAAGCGGTCCTGGTGGTTGGCCGCACCGAGGAAGCCAAGACCGGCAAACTGCGCCCCGCGCTGTTCGTGGTGCCTACCGACGCGCCCGGCTTCACCTACACCCCGATCGACATGGAGATCATCAGCCCCGAACGGCAGTTCCAGGTCTTCCTCGACGACGTCCGGTTGCCCAGCGACGCACTGGTCGGGGCCCAGGATGCTGCCATCGCACAGCTCTTCGCCGGGCTGAACCCGGAACGGATCATGGGTGCGGCCAGCGCGGTGGGCATGGGACGGTTCGCGCTCGACAAGGCCGTCGAATACGTCAAGACCCGCAAGGTATGGTCCACCCCGATCGGCGCCCACCAAGGGCTCGCGCACCCGTTGGCGCAGTGCCACATCGAGATCGAACTGGCCAAGCTGATGATGCAGAAAGCCGCCACCCTTTATGACAGCGGCGACGATGGCGGCGCAGCACAGGCCGCGAATATGGCCAAGTACGCCGCGGGCGAGGCATCCACCCGTTCCGTCGACCAGGCCGTGCAGTCGATGGGCGGCAACGGGCTGACCAAGGAGTACGGCGTGGCCGCCATGCTGGCCGCATCCAGGCTGGCACGTATCGCGCCGATCAGCCGCGAGATGGTGCTGAACTTCGTCGCGCAGACCTCGCTGGGCCTACCCCGTTCGTACTGA
- a CDS encoding enoyl-CoA hydratase family protein — MDTLVEYTRDGVVARLTLNSPHNRNALSTRLVTQLHDGLRVAAADPAVRMVVLGHTGGTFCAGADLSEAGGGAAGGSGSPPPSAYDLAVARAQEMATLLRDIVSSPLPVIGAINGHVRAGGFGLVGACDIVVAGPKSTFALTEARIGVAPAIISLTLLPKLSTRAAARYYLTGETFGASEAAEIGLISLATDDVDTAVAGLVADIGRGSPQGLAASKALTTTAVLEGFDRDAQRLAEESARLFVSEEAHEGMLAFLQKRPPSWASPPE; from the coding sequence ATGGACACTCTCGTCGAATACACGCGGGACGGCGTCGTCGCCCGGTTGACGCTGAACTCACCGCATAACCGCAACGCCTTGTCGACCAGGTTGGTCACCCAGCTGCACGACGGTCTACGGGTGGCCGCGGCGGACCCGGCGGTGCGGATGGTGGTGCTCGGGCACACCGGCGGCACGTTCTGCGCCGGTGCGGACCTCAGCGAGGCAGGAGGTGGCGCGGCCGGGGGAAGCGGGTCGCCACCACCGTCTGCCTACGACCTTGCGGTGGCGCGGGCCCAGGAGATGGCGACCCTGCTGCGCGACATCGTGTCCTCGCCGTTGCCGGTGATCGGTGCGATCAACGGGCACGTCCGGGCCGGCGGGTTCGGCCTGGTTGGCGCGTGCGACATCGTGGTAGCCGGGCCGAAGAGCACCTTTGCCCTGACCGAGGCGCGGATCGGCGTCGCCCCGGCAATTATCTCGCTGACCCTGCTGCCGAAGCTGTCGACGCGCGCCGCGGCGCGCTATTACCTCACCGGCGAAACGTTCGGCGCCAGCGAAGCCGCCGAGATCGGGCTGATCAGCCTGGCCACCGACGACGTGGACACCGCGGTAGCCGGGCTGGTCGCCGACATCGGCCGCGGCTCACCGCAGGGTCTGGCGGCGTCCAAGGCGCTGACCACGACCGCGGTGCTGGAAGGCTTCGACCGGGACGCGCAACGGCTCGCGGAGGAATCCGCTCGACTGTTCGTTTCCGAGGAAGCGCACGAAGGGATGCTCGCGTTCTTGCAGAAACGGCCGCCGAGCTGGGCTTCTCCGCCGGAATAG
- a CDS encoding DUF1707 SHOCT-like domain-containing protein — protein MTNPAQRDVKAVRDELSRAEDTDRIQIAQLLAYAAEQGRLQLNEYEDRLTKAYAATTYQELDELRADLPGTVVSGRRGGNCNPAPSTLLLAIMSGFERRGRWNVPKKLTTFTLWGSGVVDLRYADFTSTEVEIHAYSIMSAQTILLPPEVSVEIDGRGIMGNFEQSVVGEGSPGAPNIRIRGFSLWGGVGIKRKPRKPRN, from the coding sequence ATGACCAACCCAGCCCAACGTGACGTGAAGGCCGTGCGCGACGAGCTGTCGCGCGCAGAGGACACCGATCGCATCCAGATCGCGCAATTGCTGGCGTATGCCGCAGAGCAGGGTCGCCTGCAACTGAACGAGTACGAAGACCGGCTAACCAAGGCTTATGCGGCGACGACGTATCAGGAACTCGACGAGCTGCGCGCCGACCTGCCGGGAACGGTGGTCAGTGGTCGCCGCGGCGGCAACTGCAATCCGGCACCGTCCACGTTATTGCTAGCCATCATGAGCGGCTTCGAGCGCCGCGGACGCTGGAACGTGCCGAAGAAGCTAACCACCTTCACCCTCTGGGGCAGCGGCGTGGTCGACCTGCGCTATGCCGACTTCACCTCCACCGAGGTCGAGATCCACGCCTACTCGATCATGAGCGCGCAGACGATTCTGCTGCCGCCGGAGGTCAGCGTCGAGATCGACGGTCGCGGCATCATGGGCAACTTCGAGCAATCGGTGGTCGGTGAGGGCAGCCCAGGCGCACCCAACATCCGGATCCGCGGCTTCTCGCTGTGGGGTGGCGTCGGCATCAAGCGCAAGCCCCGCAAGCCCCGTAACTGA
- a CDS encoding WXG100 family type VII secretion target, with protein MAEEVRAVPHALAQVGAALADHGQALLDLQQACHRDAEGAQRGWVGSSARALSGFLDGWLAASTDHCGRFDQHCAGMLCTAAVFEEMEQGNAALLAGRSAR; from the coding sequence ATGGCGGAGGAAGTGCGGGCGGTTCCCCACGCGCTCGCTCAGGTCGGTGCAGCGCTGGCCGATCACGGGCAAGCGTTGCTGGACCTACAGCAGGCGTGTCACCGGGACGCTGAGGGCGCTCAGCGGGGTTGGGTGGGTTCCTCGGCACGCGCCTTGTCGGGCTTCCTGGACGGTTGGTTGGCTGCCAGCACCGACCACTGCGGCCGCTTCGACCAGCACTGCGCCGGAATGCTTTGCACTGCAGCAGTATTCGAGGAGATGGAGCAGGGCAACGCGGCGCTATTGGCCGGCCGGTCGGCACGATGA
- a CDS encoding alpha/beta hydrolase, translated as MTVTPADIERWDPTAIRTVFDAAIRRAHGTRTASASVAEMIRLLNFGGDAAEAAQAASRHIALVLDGHADTCEAVARAAEQSADEVAVIKQRLHAIRDLARDSRLVIDEQTGAVLPPFDFTSLSPDDQQRILDAALWLNERMRSLLESAEVADQDLAAAIRGADRDLAPDQLSAQLAHNPPAIPALPPRDSTPDQVSSWWHALTPGQQDRVKQSVPAAIRNLDGVPVTVRGRLNLPVLQREITRLQQGWFDGAGCWHTDPEKLADLRALRDALDANPGSSLILLDTTGIPGKVLAAVGVGDVDNAECVGVTVGGLNTRVSASVLDMTNQAARQRDKAGELRTAAHRTNPDAVASIAWLGYDAPDSLRDVTHDWHARDGADRLNRFYKGLAASSNVADQHITGFGHSYGSLVTSLALQQGAPVSDVVLYGSPGGELTDASQLRVRPGHAFYLVGVNDYVAETIPGFGAFGPALQNVPGMTPLSTGTDLAPPNEYGDGQLHERAYGHSDYARLGSNGQLRMSAYNMAAVLAGLPDDLIRPRQLGR; from the coding sequence ATGACGGTCACTCCGGCCGATATCGAACGCTGGGATCCAACGGCAATCCGCACAGTTTTCGACGCCGCGATCCGCCGCGCACACGGCACCCGCACCGCCTCAGCGTCGGTCGCGGAGATGATCCGACTGCTGAACTTCGGCGGCGACGCCGCCGAGGCGGCGCAGGCGGCCTCCCGTCACATCGCGCTGGTACTGGACGGCCATGCCGATACCTGTGAGGCGGTCGCGCGCGCCGCCGAGCAGTCCGCCGACGAAGTCGCCGTAATCAAGCAGCGGCTGCACGCAATCCGCGATTTGGCCCGCGACAGTCGCCTGGTTATCGACGAGCAGACCGGAGCGGTCCTGCCGCCATTCGACTTCACTTCGCTATCCCCCGATGATCAGCAGCGCATCCTGGACGCCGCGCTGTGGTTGAACGAGCGCATGCGCAGTTTGTTGGAGTCGGCCGAGGTCGCCGACCAAGACCTGGCCGCGGCGATCCGCGGCGCCGACCGCGACCTTGCCCCCGACCAACTCAGCGCGCAACTCGCCCATAATCCACCCGCTATACCGGCGTTGCCGCCGCGCGACAGTACACCCGACCAGGTGAGCAGTTGGTGGCACGCGTTGACGCCGGGACAGCAGGACCGGGTTAAGCAATCGGTACCCGCCGCCATCCGCAACCTCGACGGCGTTCCGGTCACCGTCCGCGGCCGACTCAATCTGCCAGTGCTGCAACGCGAAATCACCCGGCTGCAGCAGGGGTGGTTCGACGGCGCCGGCTGCTGGCACACCGATCCGGAGAAGCTGGCCGACCTTCGGGCACTGCGCGACGCCCTGGACGCCAATCCCGGATCGAGCCTGATCTTGCTGGACACCACCGGCATTCCCGGAAAGGTGTTGGCGGCGGTCGGTGTCGGCGACGTCGACAACGCCGAGTGTGTCGGTGTCACGGTGGGCGGCCTGAACACCCGAGTCAGCGCCAGCGTCCTCGATATGACGAATCAGGCTGCTAGACAGCGCGATAAAGCGGGGGAATTGAGGACGGCGGCGCACCGCACCAATCCGGATGCAGTCGCGTCCATCGCCTGGCTGGGCTACGACGCGCCCGACAGCCTGCGCGACGTGACGCACGACTGGCATGCCCGCGACGGCGCGGACAGGCTGAACCGCTTCTACAAGGGGTTGGCCGCGTCCAGTAACGTTGCAGACCAACATATCACCGGCTTCGGTCACTCCTACGGATCGCTGGTGACCAGTCTGGCACTGCAGCAGGGCGCACCGGTGAGCGACGTCGTGCTGTACGGTTCGCCCGGCGGTGAACTTACCGACGCATCGCAGCTGCGAGTGCGGCCCGGTCACGCCTTCTATCTGGTCGGCGTGAATGATTATGTGGCCGAGACTATTCCCGGGTTCGGTGCGTTCGGCCCGGCGTTACAGAACGTCCCGGGCATGACGCCGTTGTCGACCGGCACCGACCTGGCACCACCGAATGAGTACGGCGACGGTCAACTCCACGAGCGTGCCTACGGCCATTCGGACTACGCCCGGCTAGGCAGCAACGGGCAACTACGCATGAGCGCTTACAACATGGCGGCGGTGCTGGCCGGATTGCCCGACGACCTCATCAGGCCGCGGCAACTGGGCCGATGA